The Sceloporus undulatus isolate JIND9_A2432 ecotype Alabama chromosome 7, SceUnd_v1.1, whole genome shotgun sequence genome segment ATTTAGGGTTGCAAAAAATGTGCCATTTCAGTGTGCATTCCTGGTGGAAAGGCATCTTCCGGTGTACTTTCGAATGCAGTACAAATACCAAATTCCCTTACCCCAAGGAGATAATATATTAAACTGCTAGAAAATGACAAGGGTCAAAAAGCATCTTCTGGCAAGATCAAATAGCAATAGCTTTTcgggggttttgggggctatgtggccaggttctagaagagtttattcctgacgttttgccagcatctgtggctttggcatcttcagagaatgctggcatggaagaaagtggggtatatatacttccatgccagcattctctgaagatgccagccacagatgatggcgaaacgtcaggaataaactattctatgACATGGCCACGatcctgaacccccccccccaaaaaaaaaaaaactatccttGCTCTTGTCTGGTTTTAATCTCACAGTCAGTTGTGAGTTGGGTGGGCTGAATAATGTGACTGAAGGTTATTTTCTGAGCTTTCAATGCAACATTCGCATCTCATTCTCTTACAATACAGAGGGAACATAGAGCCAAGGGATCCTATCTAGGCTCCCAAACCTGGGCCGTTCTCCTTCCTCCATAAACTTGGTCAGGTCTTTTTCCAAGACGTACTCACCTCCTCTCTGGCAGGACCAAGACAAACGGTCTGCTGAAGGAAATCTCATCGGTTGCTTGGCCAGATAAGCCCGAGTTATCTCCACTTGCTTGAGATCTTgggaaaaaggaaacaaaggggGGTTAAAAACAGCGCAGAGGAATCTAAAGAGCAAAGAGGAGAGAATGCAAGCACTTCTTTTCCGTCGTCGTTTTAAGGCGAGGGGGGCATCCGAAACATATTTCTAGTGGTTCAATTGTATAAACCCAATCGTGGAACCAGTAACAAAATTGATAGACTATGGGaatatgttgcaaagtgtgcaCAGAATCTGTtggtggcatcatcatcatcatcaccatcatcaatttatggtttgagcattggagtatgacagtgtctctggggaagtcacaggctctcagcctcagaggaagcaatggccaactccctctgaacaaaacctggcCAAGAAACCTATGCTAAGGctggggacttgaaggcacacaacagcaacaacactaaaaactgtgaagtcgaaggctttcatggctggcatccagtttTGGGGGGtttcaggccatgttctagaagagtttgttcctgacgtttcgccagcatctgtggctggcatcttcagagaaagaaagttAGGTGACTATCCCTCCCTGCTAATATCCTAAGAATAGAAGTCAAGGCACTTAAAGGAGAGCCATTGACATTGGCATGCCTGGCATTCTTTGAAGAGCAGCAGCCACCAACCGAATGGCGAATGGCTCTTCTCCTTCAGGTAAGAGGTTAAGTTGGACTACGTTCAGATTTAATTCCTTTCCTTAAATAAAGCCAACTTACAAATAGCGTTGGCAGTCAAGGTGTGGAATCTATGCCCCTAAAGATGATCCTGGACTGCAACaaccatcagccccagccagtatagccaatggtgagagatgacgggagctgcaattcaacatcAGAGGGACCTTGatattccccatccctgctttaagttctctagagttggaagagaccccaagggccctgatccagtccaaccccattctgccatgcaggaactctccatcaaagcatccccattgacagatggccatccagcctctgtttaaagacctccaagaaaggagactccactacaatacACTTGTAAGCCAGGTTTAGAAATGCTGCCCCAACTCAATTTTCTATTTCAaccaaacaagaaaagaaaagcctgttTTCAAACCCAAAAGCTGTACCTCCTTTGTTTGCAGCGTTAGTCTCCTTGTCTTCCCTATGCATCAGTGCCATGACCCACCGAGCGCGATCGCTCCTGCCAAAAGCAAAGGGAACAAGTGTGTTATTGTGGATGtatagcgaccctaaggagaacctatcatggggggttcttggtaagatttgttcagcggagggTTGccaaacctgcaaaagtgggtttcatggctgggctgggaatcgaaccctggtctccagagtcataatctgacATCCAAACTGTCAGAATATGCCAGTATGCATAGTAAGATGTGACTGGATGAAGGTGTAGTAAATGGCAGGTGTTACCAAGGTAAGGTAAGCCTGCATTACCTTAATTACTAATTAAGAGAGCAATTGGCCATTTAGTCCAGGTGGCTATGATAGCCAATCTGCAGACTATAACTGCTGTGGATGTCTGCTGAGAGTTTGGAAGTATAGTATGTGTTGTTTATGCTGGCTGAAAACATAGAGGGATCTATGTTACTCCATGTTGGTACATGCTGCTGGGAATGGGAATGCTATTGCTATCCATGCTGGGTTAATATGTTGATGTGCAAGAAGCTATGCTAtgtgaggttgaaggctttcatggttctgtggccatgttctagaagagtttattcctgatgttttgccagcctctgtggttggcattttcagagaatgcatctctaaagatgccaaccacagaggctggtgaaacatcaggaataaactcttctagaacatggccacaaagtctgaaaaacccacacaaaactaagCTATGCTATgtttatgttttgcatttttatactGAGCCATTCTGCTATGTTTTTGCTTCAAAGGTTTTATGACTCTGTGATGGTTTTCCTCAACACCAACACCAACTACTATGCCACCCAAGTATATTAGTAACAAAGCAAAATGTCTACCCTAGAAAACCAAGCAGAGAATGCATTTTTGGAGGGTGCTGGTGGGGACCACAAACTAAAAATATTCTTGTTGGGTTCATATCAGACCTCCTTCTAAGGATATAGatccctagagttggaagagaccgcaagggcactccagtccaaccccattctgccatgcaggaactctcagtcaaagcatccctgacagatggccatccagcctctgcttaaagacctccaaggatatGGGTCTCGGCAGATACTACCTGGTGATTCTGTCCCAACACATGGTACTCACAGGGTTTCTGCAGCCAACACAATCACTTCTGGTTTGCCTTCGCTGTCCCTGTTCATGGCCACCCGGAAGAAGTGGGCACCACGGCAGATGCCACTTGGGCCTGGCTTGCCCGACGGAGAAGAAGGAGCACTTGGGTTTTCCATTTTCTCCACTGAGAGCTggtccagcatggcatagttgagGACTGTGTAACTTTCCTCACTGCAAGAAGGAACAGAAACGGGAAAGGATATCAGACAGAACTAGGACAACTGATAGAAttagaaagcaaaatgaaatcatagaatcatagaatcatagagttggaagagaccactagggccatccagtccaaccccattctgccatgcaggaaatccaaatcaaagcatccctgacagatggccatccagcctctgtttaaagacctccaaggaaggagactctatcaccctccgagggagagcATTCCACTcacgaacagcccttactgtcaggaagttcctcctaatgttcaggtggaatctcttttcctgtagcttgcatccattgttcagaaATCAGAAAAGTATACAGTTTGGCACAAGGAAGCAGCATCTGGATGGTTATGGTTTTGCCCCAAGTACCACCAATGCCATTCATTATgtaaagtcgaagactttcatggccggcatccatggttttttctgagtttttaggctctgtgtccatgttctagaagagtttgttcctgacgtttcgtcagcatctgtggctggcatctccagagaaggctggcatggaagagagttgggtatatatattgttggtTCGGAagaagtaatttacatgttaatctctgtattgttctgttgctgaatggtaagGTCTACAGGGTGTCTATTGCCATTCAACAGAACAATAGACaggttaacatgtaaatcactgcctctcaaccaacagtatatatacccaactctcttccatgccagcgttctctgaagatgccagccatagatgctggcgaaacatcaggaataaactcttctagaacatggccacagagcctgaaaaacccacaaaaagccattTGTCATGCTTGCAACTCAGACTATACAAATACTATGCCCACCGTATTCTACTAACTCCCTGTTTTGGGACTTTGAAGCCAGTATGAGATCTCGGTTGGCACCCTCTTTGTACCCCGTTCCACATTTTATAAAGGGGGCACGCGTACACAGCCTTCTTGACCACAGATATCTGCCTGCCCACCAAATACCATCTTCAGAAGAAAGGAAGTTGGAAAGCTGCCTTTAACCAATGCCCATCTTGCCCAGTAAGGTCTGTGCCAACTGGTGGCAAACCACAATGTCTCAAGTAGACAAAGGTCACTCCTCCAATCACCCGAGCCTTTTAAACATCTGCATTCAGATCAGGACTTGAATCTAGGGGctttttcccagcagagaatgtggttctttgattgagagttcctgcatggctgggggttagactggatggcccttggggtctcttccaactctatgattctacgactGTCCCTCCATAAGGATTTGGGTGGACACCAGACAGAAGAGGGAGATGATGCTCCTTCATTAGAATGCTTTCACTCCAGGCCTAGCATCTAGTCCTGTCGTCTGGGAGGCATCATGCAAAGTCAATGTTGTACAGCGGACACAGCATTGGATGGAGACCTCTAATATTGGGTACAAATACTTCCTAGGccatgtctaggaaagctcatgctaccatcttgTTTCTtggttagtctcaagggtgctacaagatccctttgcatactaatgcAGCTATGTCTTTGCATTCTCCCACATTAAATAACTGTTCAGGAATCAACGGGCCACAAGTGGCCTCTCCGTCCACAGACGGTTCCCACATAAACCAGTCCCTTGCCATTCCAGAGCAAATGTACAACAAGCATTCCCAAGGCAAACTAAAAGCACTCCCCcaaaatgacatttctgtcacCCTGGGAAGAGCAAAGAGGAAAATAGCTGCAGAAGAGAATGCGGTTAGGGACCGGAAAGCAGTCAGCAAATGCTCACATCCAGTTCCAGGACACTCTCCCATAGTCTTGCAAAATACAGCTGCCAAGGAATCCAATGACCCTTGCATTCCACCACAAATTCCACAGCTCCTTATCATCATAAAATATACATGTTTCTCTAGTGTCTATGCCTTAGTATGTGTCCAGAAAAATGTCCTCCGTCACCCCAAATACTCTGTGTCTTCAAATGATGAATCCAGTGGACAAGAGGGGCTGGTAGCTGCACAGACGGATGCAACAGAAGTAAGTCGAAAGgtcagaatgaaaagaaaggcaTGGATTCCTTTGGACACTGTTTGGGGGCAAAGAGGGGCAGACCTCCAGGGTTAGGAACCTCTGCCTCTAGTTAAGTCCATACATGATATtgctgtctggggctgatgggaactatagtctgcctcatctggagggtcacattaCAATTCTAAAGTGGAGATACCAAGGCATTTTGGATGCAAAACTAATTTCTATCTCCTCGCCCAACAACACAGATAAGGAGCAAACTGAAATGGGTCTTCCCCAGGCTACCAGAAATACATTGGATTCTTGGATCCCACTCCAAATATTGTGTTATTTGAACTTGACTCTATCCACTTGGAAACAATGAAGACAAATGTGGCTGCAAGACAGTTGGCCCAATGCTTAAACAGCATCAAAATCCAACATACAAGAAGAAAAGTGCCTTCCCTTTTGGCTCCTGCAGGCATTTTATCTGAAAGGGGAGAATCAGTTTTCCTTCATGCCAGGGACCTCTGGGACATGATAGATAGGTTTTCCCCATCACAGTGTTACGTTTCACCCTCCCCGAAATGATCTGCAAAGCCTTTTTCCACTATTTCTTCTCCTGTGCATGGACGGAGTTCAGTTGCTTTTGAGCCATTGTCTGGAAAACCTCAAATGAATGAGAATTTTGGAAGGTGATGCATGTCATGAAAAATTCAGTGTCTTGACAAATTGGTCCTTAAAACACCTAAGATTTCAATTTCTCCAGTAAGGGATGAGAAGCATGTGGTGCTCTAGACATTGTAGTCCAGCCGGCAAGGCCTGGATCAGGAATAATGGGAGCCATAGTTCAGCAccatctccagagccataggttGCTGAACCATACCCGattctaaggaccttatcacacgcagGGATTTACATGGCGAAACGGCATCCAAACGTTGCAGAAGTGCCAGGGGTGTGATCACCCATCATGCTTCTAAAGTGTATCTGAGTCTTCTCACTATGTTCTCATCATGGAATTATTCACTGGGAGCCATTTCCTCGTGAGCGATTCCATCATAGCGGGAAGCCTCAAATACACTTTAGAAGCACGACGGGTGATCACATCCCTGCAACGTTTGGATGACGTTTTGCCCACGTAAGTCCCTGCGTGTGCTAAGATCCTAAGTCCTGCCCAATGCATTTGCCATGTACACACTCCCTCACTCACATGCAACCTTGCCTCTCAGCCTAGATCATCTTCCAGGAGCAAATACTAGAGGAGAAATTTGGGGTAGCAGAAAATGTGGACCACAAAGAAACAAACCAGAGTCTAAGATTCCTGTTGCCAAGTGCATGAAGTTAAGCCTATTGAGTCCACCCTGAGCCATTTTACTTTGAAGAAAATTCTTGACGGACCTTGGCGGGGCAAAATGTTGCCCAAGAGTTTCAATAagaccatagaattggaagagatgccaaagacaatctagtccaatccccaagaggagccattgctgagcaacctttgggttcagTCTATCAACCAACTACAAACTCACCTAACAGTTATATTTCTTGGTACTTATGTCAGGCTTAATGGGATATAgttatttgggtcctctttttctcCCTAGTTTTGCTCTAGTTACGTCTTTACGTTTTATGATCATGTCcagatctttcatagctgcctttcccaatcctagccttcttctgatttctggactGCTCTGATCAATATTCGAAGATGTCCTTCTCTTTCGCTCACCTCTTTTTCTTGGTGATGATCAGGACGTCATTGAACACGAAGAGGTAGCAGTTTCCGCGTCCGGAACCCTTCCGGAAAATCCCACCTTCTTCCACCAAAGGAAGGGAGAGTTCCCCTCTTTTCAGAAGCCACCGAGAAGCAGAAATCAGTGGGAAGTTCTAAGGAAAACACAGCAATGAGTATGTGGCTGAGACTGGCCCTTGGCTATGCCAAAGTCGCCCATCTCTGGTTTAGATCTTAGTGATATctcaccttgattttgccaaacTCGAGCTGCTTTTGTAGGGTGTACATCTGCTCCGTCCTCTCCATGGTATGCGCACCTTCGTTGCACTGCTTGACAAGCTGGGAAGCAAGAgatgcaaacacatttttatttacacACATTTGtgtagaatcgcattggcctttttagctgttgcatcacactattgactcatgttcaatttatacaTCTTCCATGgtcaatattttgttttgttttgttttttaatgttcagcattaatccaaccttggccATTTCCTCCCTTCCGTAGCTGCTCCAGGTCTTTGCTTGTTTCAGTTAGGAGCATTTTGTCACCTGTATATCTTAAGTTGttcatgttctttcctcctagcttcactcctcctgcctccgaGTCCAAGCTTGCTCTGCATGTGATATTTTCTCTacacaggttgaataaatagggtgatagtttgcagccttgcctgactgcttttccaattgggaaccatcctgcttctccatattctgttctgatggcagcctcttgtcctgagtatcaggactatcagatgctaCAGCATTCCCATTCCTCTAAgtgcaagccatagctttttgtgatctatgcaaagCATGTCTGCAGACCCTGAAATGGGTGCCAGAGATGTTCAGGACACATTGCACCTCTGCATAGACTCACTCAACAATCATCATGTTTCCTGAACATCTCCTACTTCTAGCAAATCAGTCAACTACCTGGAAATAGCCGACATTTCTGCACCTCGCGGTAGCAGATCTTTTACCTTGCTTATGGCCTTCAGAGCTTGGGTGGCAGCTTCATAAACTGCAGTGTTCATCTGCGTCTTCTGGCAGACAGTCTGAAAGCAAAGAGGACATTCAGTGCTGCATTTTCACATTATAGGCTGACAAAGTTTGAATTGGGTACATGTCCAAAacttgacccagctttctaatctgttaaagtcattttgaattttggtcctgtcctctggagtattagctattcctcctaatttggtgtcatgtgcaaattggataagcatgccttctattccttcatccattgataaagatgttgaatagcactgggcccaggacagagccctgtgggaccccaatggtcacttctctccaggatggagaggagccattgctgagcaccttttgggttcggccggtcaaccaatgacaaatctaCCTAATAGTTCTATTGTGTAACCCACATCCAGCAGAAGGTGACCATAGACTCACTCTGgaagatctacaaatgcctagagaagtgtttttattAGGAaatctctaggtcaggggtaggcaacctttttgaggcgggggccgggttgctgtccctcagacaacaggggggctgaactcaaaatggcgcctggaGTGGCGCAaaagctgcggcgggggcggcaatcagcggcaggactgggctagGGCTGGTCCCAAGAccttgccgggccggatccggcccgtgggccgtaggttgccgacctcttctctaggtcctccagtgttacTTTCtgaccaacttctggcagagatgCACTGGCAGACGTAGCTAtccatagagagaacatattaaccaaattcACGGatcatcaaagctgcaaaagtcaaggtggcaaatgtggagggcttttaaaaatacacGTTCCAAGTTTGGTTCCTGTTGCTTCGACTCACATCCATGAGAAGAGGCAAGCGTGTCACTCTCTGCATGGGGAGGATGAGGAAGGAGATCAAGGGAAGGCTGCCGCATTCTGGCTTCTGCTCAATCTGCTTCAAGGTCTCCTTAAAAGCAGGGTTTGTGGCTCTGCAACAGAACGGGAAAACAGGGTGCTATAAATAATGTTCTTTCTGTTCAGATTGCCATATGCATTTCTCTGCACCTTAAAAAATTAAGCATCAAGACCAAATGTAACTCCATTCAAAAGCATCATGGAGTTGACAGGTGAGAATGAATACCTGACTCCTATGGAACTCTCCTTCCCAAAGACGCTCATTTCACCTCTCAACTACTAGCTTTCAGAAAACTGTTCAAAGGAGGAATATACCGTATGTACTCTACTACAAGTCGACTTCAAGGATAAGTCGAGGATACGTTTTGGGGTTCGAGACATGATTCAATTATGGGACATCTCGACTTGTACAGGATTAACAGCCACTATGCTGCATCTACCCTTATAGGGTTGgagatatctttttaaaatggtgaccTAGGTAAGGATGTTTAGGACCAAGCGAAGAAGGCTGTGGCCACTCACAAGAGCTTTTGAAGGGTCCTCTGCTGGTAGACTTCGTTGGAGCAATAGATGATGTACGGGTTGAAATGTTTGGTGGCGTGATCCTCCACGATGTCGCTGATGTCCGGGATCAAGACATGCTCCTGGTGCCTCTTTTCCAAGTCCTCAAAAAAGCTGGAGACACACAAAATAAGACGGGGAAGTAAAATAAACTGATTTACAGGGGAAGgtagagcttgggaaaagttacaTCTTTGGACTACAATATGCCAGCCAGCAAAGCTTTCCTCCCCTTGAGATTTACCTCTTGCTGACAGCCAAGATGTCCCCAATGTTGGAGAAGAGGTGATGATGGTCCGTCTGGGTCATAGTGTCCTTCAGTGCCTCCGACTTCAAGAAGTGGTTGACCAGGATTTCTAGACTCCTCATGTAGGAATACTCCGAAGTGACAATCTCAAAAATGGCCTGCGTAACACAAATATAGACAAAGAGGTGAACATGACTCTGGGGCTACTTtatgttttgctgttgttcaCAATGAGAACTCTTTGGCGGAAGACCTGACTTGGGAAGGGAGGGACGTTTCTCTTAAACACAGACgctatttaagcagaggctgcggAGTGACTTTTTACAGTTGCCTCTTCGGCAATTCAGTGATTTTATTAAAGGATGGTGCATTCGCTTCCATgcaaagtatttaaacagagccaaAACAGACATCTATCATGGGTATGAGTATGTGAAAGAGCGTAGATGAGTGTATAAATAAGTGGATAGTGATAGTAAGGGTGAAACGGACGAGGAAGGAGTGAGAGTTATAGATGGAAttagagggaggaagagaaaaaatgagGGAAGATCAAAGAAGACAAGGTTAGAGAGAAGGGAAGTTCAAAGAAGGGAAGGTTAAAGGAAAGaggataaagaaaaagaaagagaagagaagtgaGTAATTTCTTCTTCATTCTGTTTTATAAAAAGGATATTGGAGAATAGGTAGGAACAGAATGCGATTGGTATGAAAGGATACAGCTGAAAACAACAGAATAGTAATTGCCTTCTAATACTGAATGGTTGATACATATGTATGTTGGATCCATTCTTTCAATCCTTGAATCATACTTCTCTCTTTGTTTATATATAATACTTTACGTCTCAAATAAAACTCTTGTTTtctcctatatatatatttcagggaatttctgaatgaatatatatatatatatatatagagagagagagagagagagagagaaacagcttCTTTCTCAAGAAGGGACTGTGCTCAAGACGCAGCAAATGTCTGAAATGAGTCTGTTGCTATTCTAGTTCACTGCTCAGCTCTCTCTCCTGAATTGGCATCTCCAAGCATTGGCACACCTCCTGGCATTGGTTTCTACCCAAAATGGACAGTTAAAATCTTCCAAGTAGCTCTCTCTTTGGAAGAAGTTCTGCACAATGGACAGTCACCCAGAACAGGCCAATTCTCTGGGTTTCCTAATATTTGCAAGTTAAGAAAAAACCAAGTTCTGTGAACCCAATTGGGTTCTTTGTTTGGTGCCCACGGCTTCCCTTACCTCTTGCCTCTTGCGTTCTTCTGGGGAGATGAACTCCAGGATGCCTGCTTCCAGCACCTGCAAAAGACAAGCCTGAGTGACTCACAACCCTTGTACTATACTGTCATAAGAAGATGGTTTTCATTGTTTCAAAACTGTTATTGTAACATTATTAATCAATTTTATatgtgagctgctttttgagtccctttccaggagaaaggcggcataaaaataaaacaaacaaccaaaTAAATAAGTATGAtaatagtggtctgagcactcaaattgcaactttggagaccagggttcgaacccacactcagccacagaaatccaccgggtgatcttgggcaaggcacactctctcagctgcatgggggacacctgattgaatgaaactatgtgtgaaagggatctaggagtccaagtagaccataaggtgaacatgagccaacagtgcgatgcggcagctaacaaggccaatgcaattttaggctgcatcagtagaagtatagtgtctaggtcaagggaagtaatagtgccacactattctactctggtcaggccccacctggaatactgtgtccagttctgggcaacaattgaaaaaggacattgagaaactggagccatgtgtccaaaggagggcgactaaaatggtaaagggtctggaaaccatgctctgtgaggaatgccttagggagctggggatgtttagcctggagaagaaaaggttaaggggtgatatgagagccctgtttaaatacttgaagggatgttatattgaggagggagtaagcttgttttctgcttctccagagaataggacctggagcaatggatgcaagctccaagaaaagagattccagctcaacattaggaggaactttctgacactGGCCTTGTAAGGTGTTTTCTTCTATGATAGCTCCTTGCTGGGGCATTTCCCTTCTCCATGTTATTGCTCCATCTATGGCCGAAACAAAAGGCAGCACTGTGTTTTCAGCAAACCTGATCAATCCTGCTCAGACATTTGCACCTGAGAGGTGGAGGTACTATTCCAGGAAGAAATCTTTAGACTTTATGGAGGCGAGGGGGAAAGGTGAGGAAAGGCAGGTATGGGTCAGATAAGAGGCAGGTGAGCCTCAGCCACAGCCACTCCTTAAGTCACATCAGCTGAATGTTGCACCACAATTGTTTCAGTTATGGCTCCCGAAGGGAACTTCCAAAGAGAGTCCCTGCAACAGCCAAGCCGCGCCTATGGGAAGGGCAGGGAGACAGTTGGGTCAATATTGACTAAAGGAACTGTAGCGCTAACAGGTTCCCAGTTGGATTCTGGGTGAGAATAAAGGCAAGCTGTGGCTTGGACTCAAAGTCTGGAAGGAACACCTGTGTTGACAGCACATTGCCTACATGCTGAGGTCAGAGCATGGAAAGGTTATGTTTttgcaccttgttgttgttgcctgccttcaattcaattctgacttatgacaatcgtAACATGAACCATGTGTTTTCCTGgaaagatgtgttcagagggaatttagcccctgtccaaaacacactgccaaaataatccagtctgacaccactttaactgccctggctcaatggtaggggaTTCTGCAAACTATAGTTCtgttagtcttctctgtcagagggctctggtgccacgacaaactacagttcccaggatttcctagcactgagccaaggcagttaaagcagtgtcaagctggattatttctgcactgtgtttcggaccctagttcaacattcaaaccattttgCTGTAATGGGTATCCCATTTTAGCATTACCGTTCCCA includes the following:
- the ARHGEF16 gene encoding rho guanine nucleotide exchange factor 16; this encodes MSQRHSNPSLGDKTFLLDRQLSSDLHAGSNAAISPHGKYGSLAPLDNAAFLAERSSPPIGPRRIILSTESPVALKVGTQQLIPKGLAEGPKSKAPSRHQSFSSSVLSKEMTRCDPKRMSAPSISLDDLDFEDSGEGTLKRNLRNMSYRAAMKGLGNGEEAEPPKAVSSLKPPPEEVIAQGARSPGRNKRTFGRRRMQRHGGSFKDDPRLYQEIREKGLNSISHESDDDLLETETIPEEPPNPDSVIVVRTYRPAHVTWSQLPEVLEAGILEFISPEERKRQEAIFEIVTSEYSYMRSLEILVNHFLKSEALKDTMTQTDHHHLFSNIGDILAVSKSFFEDLEKRHQEHVLIPDISDIVEDHATKHFNPYIIYCSNEVYQQRTLQKLLATNPAFKETLKQIEQKPECGSLPLISFLILPMQRVTRLPLLMDTVCQKTQMNTAVYEAATQALKAISKLVKQCNEGAHTMERTEQMYTLQKQLEFGKIKNFPLISASRWLLKRGELSLPLVEEGGIFRKGSGRGNCYLFVFNDVLIITKKKSEESYTVLNYAMLDQLSVEKMENPSAPSSPSGKPGPSGICRGAHFFRVAMNRDSEGKPEVIVLAAETLSDRARWVMALMHREDKETNAANKGDLKQVEITRAYLAKQPMRFPSADRLSWSCQRGGWYLGERLRDGEKGWFPQSCAQEITNRSAVERNVQRMERLRIETDV